A segment of the Aridibaculum aurantiacum genome:
CCCTATTTCCATACTTGAGAACACACCAAACGACGGGGTGGAGCAGATCACCGTCCCAACTTCCCTACCAAGTAACGCTACCGTGCGGCTACTGGTAGAGTCGGCTGAGAGTATCTTCTTCGATATTTCCAATGCTGATTTCACCATACAAAACGTGGTACTGCCGGTGGCGTTGAGAGAATTCAATGTGAGAGCGATCAACCGCAATGACGCATTGCTGAGTTGGAAAACACTGACCGAGGTGAACAGCCGGTCTTTTGACATAGAGCGCAGCATTGGCAACAGCAATAACTTCAGTAAGGTTGGCACAATTGCCACTACGGGTAACGCCACTACTGGTAGTGACTACAGCTTCACTGATAAAGATTTGCCGTACAATACTGTCATCCACTACAGGTTGAAGCAGGTGGACGTGGATGGACGCAGCACGTTGTCGCCCGTGCGGACGATCAGGATCAGCCAGAAAGGATCATCTATACGGGTGCAGCCAAACCCTGCGAAAGATTTTATCAGGATCGTGAATGATGGTGATAAGATCAACAATGCGCAGCTGAGGATACTGGCACCTGATGGTAAGGTAGTGTACAACCGGACAATCTCGTTGATTACGGGAGTGGTAACTGCTGATGTGTCTATGTTAGCCAGCGGTGTCTACACCGTGCAGGTTGTGACCAATGACACTGTTCATTCGGAGAAACTCTTGAAACAGTAAATGATTTGATGTGATTTTTAACAGCCTCTGCATTTGTGGAGGCTGTTTTGTTTGGCGGGGTTATGGGTGCGGGCAAATGTTCACAATGAAATAACCAAAGAGAAATGCGGAGAAGGACCACAGGGGACGTAACGCAGAGATGGTAATTTTCCTTTCACGTAGCTTTTCGAGTTTCTCTAAAACGAACCACTTACACCTTCTTAACCGGCAGCGATAAGGTTTCAGCGGTTTTATATATTTCCTGTAATTGTTCATTGGAGAAACCATCTTTACTATTAGTTAGCTCGCATACTTCCTTCCTGTTTCGCAGGAAGTAAAGTGCTACGGGTTGAGATAAGCCGAAGATGACAGGTTTACTTTCAACTACCTCCAGGCGCAAGTCGTCAAGGGAGTATACTTTTTGTAGTTGGTCAGAAAATAAAGTTCTTATAGTAAAAATGATCTTTCTCTCTTCCGGTTTAAAACGAACTTCCAATACTCTTTTAAAACTGATCTCATTCAATATCTTCATTAGAAAAAGTATCCACAGTAGTAAATGGTAACTACCAGAATTCTCCTGGGGAAACAGGAGAAAGTATAAAACAGGAATAGAAAAAAGAAGAAGAAACCTTAGGATTCTTTGAAAGAATTTCGTGTAGTGACTTGTAGGTGGATTGTAAATCAGCATTTGCTGAAGTTCCTACAACAAGATGAAAAAAAAACATCTGGAATGGAATGATGAACTACGGCTTCATCGCCATCTTTCCATCTCTTACCCTGCCGGCGCCTTTGAAGCGTGGCTGCCAGTAAGAGTCGTTCAGGTCAGAAACCATTACTCCGCCGGAGGTGGCTGCGTGAACGAACTTGTTGTTGAGGAGATATACGCCTACATGCGATATGCTGCGGCCAGAGGTTTGGAAGAAAACGAGGTCGCCTTCGTTCAGATCTTCAAGGTTGATGCGTTCAGTGTAGTTGAACTGCTCTTGCGCAGTGCGCGGAATGTTCAGGTTGTACACGCTCTGCATTACAGTTTGGGTAAATGCCGAACAATCGATACAACTCTTGGTACTGCCACCCATGCAATAACGAGTGCCCCACCATTCATCAATGGTCTTGAGCATGCTCACATTGTTGAGCTTTTCGACGTTAGCGTCGAGCATAATGGCATACTTCAGTTGCAGCCAGTCTGCACGTTCTATATCACCTGAAGGTGGTGTATTGGAAAGTCTTGAGTTGGTAGTTGATCTTGGAGCGACTGGACCTGTAGTTACTTTGGTAGTGGAGGTTTGACCGTGGGTTACGGAGATATCCTCTAAGAATTTAACGCCACGCTGACCACTGCGTTTGGAAGGTTTGGATGAAGCAACAGAGTTATCGGATGCAGTAATGGCTTTGAACTGTTTGCAGGAAGAGAGCATAACCAGTAGCAGCAGGCAATATGATAATTGTTTTATATTCATCGTAGATGAACGCAAAGAAAGGGTTTCATATTGGGAAAGAGCATGACATTGAATAACTTTTAAGGGGTCTTTAATCTGTGCACAATCAGTTGAAGAAAGAAGAAAATGCGTTATATGATGGTTCACATGTACTGGTGCTGGATTTGCCGCGAAGGCGCTAAGGCGGAAAGGAACGCAAAATTTTGAACTACGAAGGCACGAAGGACACGAAGGGGCACTAAGGGAGGAACCACTGACGACAGCGACGGCACAACGAGGCACAACGTTGGGGAACGCGGATGACGCGGATTGGAAGGATTAAAGTGGAGTTTGAACCCTGCCTACCGGCAGGCAGGCACAGAGAAACGGCGGGACGGAGTAACACAACGCGGTGACCCGCAGGTGTTGTTGTTCCGTTAATGATAAAAAACAAACTCAAAGCTCCGGGAAATACCCATACATAAATCCACATGACTAGGAGCGTTCAGTATCGCCATGAATAAAAACAGGTCAAATGAGCTACAAACTCTCCAGCAGATACTGTCGTGTACAGTTAGATCGATTGCAAGGCTAGAAATGTGCTTTGATTTCTTTGCTGCACAAACCTTCATCCTGTTTTATAGAACATAAAAAAACAAAGGCTGCACAAGCAGCCTTTGTTTGTAGTTGAACAATTATGGTTGTTATTGAATAACAACTTTGACTGTTTCAACTCCTTCTTCCGTTACCACTTTTACAAGGTATACACCTTTTGAATGGTTACGCAAATTGAACCTAACATTTGTACCGGCGTTCTCAACCAAAATTTTTCTCCTCTCGATAACACTTCCACTACCGTTCAAGATCAATATTTCAGCATTCAAAGCTTTAGTTTTTCCTATCCTAACAATGAACTCACCGTTTGATGGATTTGGAAGTGCTTGAACCTGCATTTGACTTAAACCTTCTGCTAGTTGCTGATTGACAGTACTATTTGCTGATTTTGTAAATGAAGGCTGATAATTAGAACAAGCACCTAACTGACCCCCCTGAGCAAGTAGTGCGGGTACTGCATTCGGGCTAACACATACTTCCTGTGCTTTTGGGTTTGTTTGAGTTGGGCTCTTGCATACCAACACTTTGCCTGTTTGACAACGGGCATCAACAACTGTTATAGCAACATTTGTGGTGTTGGTACAGCCATATTGATTCGTTGCAGTTAATGTGATAGTGTTTGGACTTGTACCTACAGCTGTCGCATCTGGGCTGTATACTGTTGAAGATCCGGTACTTGCACTTAAGAAGCTTGAAGGACTCCAGGAATAGGTGCTGGAAGCAGGAACAGAAGCGTCAGAAGCAGCCAGGTTCAAGCTTTGTGCGCCATAACCCAGGAAGATGGTTTTATCTGTTCCAGGTCCGGTGTAAGTATTATCTGTTCTTGAAACAGTAATAGATGGGCTTGGAATAACACCTACAACCGTAACAGTAGCAGTCGCACTGCTTGTGTTACCATTTTGGTCAATAACAGTAAGAGTTACAGTATGATTACCAATCTGTGTACAATTAAAGCTCGTTTTATCCAAACTCATGCTTTGAATTCCACAGGCATCATGTGAACCATTATCAACTTGTGCCGGTGTGATGGTAACATTTCCATTAGCCAGGTTCACCGTGATATTTTTCGAAAGAACTGTTGGCTTCACTTTGTCTTCTACTGTAACTACAGCTGTTGCACTACCAGGATTACCATTTACGTCTGTTACAGTCAGTGTTACAGTATTAGCACCTACATTGGAGCAGTCAAAGCTGGTTTTGCTTAGGCTCATAGATTGAATACCGCAAGCATCTGAAGAACCATTATCAACCTGAGAAGGCGTGATGGTAGCTTGACCTGATGCATCCAGTTGTACGGTGATTGCTTGGGTCACAACAGTTGGTGCTACGTTGTCCTCTACCGTCAC
Coding sequences within it:
- a CDS encoding C40 family peptidase, producing the protein MLSSCKQFKAITASDNSVASSKPSKRSGQRGVKFLEDISVTHGQTSTTKVTTGPVAPRSTTNSRLSNTPPSGDIERADWLQLKYAIMLDANVEKLNNVSMLKTIDEWWGTRYCMGGSTKSCIDCSAFTQTVMQSVYNLNIPRTAQEQFNYTERINLEDLNEGDLVFFQTSGRSISHVGVYLLNNKFVHAATSGGVMVSDLNDSYWQPRFKGAGRVRDGKMAMKP